Proteins from a genomic interval of Amphiura filiformis chromosome 9, Afil_fr2py, whole genome shotgun sequence:
- the LOC140160074 gene encoding uncharacterized protein → MWVSYLIDKKKVESHKEIELARLQWEKDVALQKLQTPAPVSADKVLPDKIRVPRLKDNEDIDVYLRAYELLAEANGWDKSKWATFLVPALSGKAKEAYANMSITDSRNYDALKAAILAKYQISAETYRVKFRSTERKPNQTVTEFMNDVKYFLEKWLQYSDISMKGDGDASARDIQDLLLIEQVLGKLPRDMAVYLRDRNLKESAALAREADAYVLHRGGTEYWKRKNDFKGRVQHSSAKSSPFRAPSGQDGKTDKVCFRCQQPGHIGRECKQKENTFHSETKTCYACGQVGHIAPHCPKKEGRVDGHSSSLNGSKSKGGPNVKKAYNCQVLPGVKVSDLVSHVSDKELEARLEKCKVDGFLQGKAVRILRDSACTQSVVNAALITQDCYLDGITTKVSGIGGEVELPVAMVHIECCVLSGIVPIGVVEDLDKDVLLGHDLDPTCGEVLKRSVCVVTRAQAKQELDDFVQGELELQAHLADQVMQVVPGKRDGSDMSQVSSGNGLSVGRDTLCQQQAEDTTLESVRQRVLPILDMEKQRVCFFQKDGLLMRKWERAQTDKRRAVRRQRVEQVVVPKQYRVKIMEMAHDNAGHMGVQKTKDRVLAHFYWPGVFQDIQRYCRTCDVCQRLDKGKQTRKAPLLPMPVIDVPFKRIGIDIVGPFERSRKRNMYLLTICDYTTRYPEAVPLTNIRADTVVDALITVFARVGIPHEIVHDQGTNFMSKVMVSLCTKLCITQLKASVRHQQTNGMTERFHGTLKNMLKSLTTEQQKYWDEYIPYFLFAYREVPCQTTGYSPFELLYGRPIRGPLSILKQNWISPNLEENEVVSDLLEMRKRINNLIYEANENTRTNQRQMKLNYDKNAYEREFSPGDKILVFLPEGPSKLDNKWQGPYMVTQKLDKVNYEVELPDKGKSTRVFHINLCKKYFHRADAKRISQCMYVTGVVHDIGSTIDDEGHDEDIFGNGQHDDIGPIYRQTQSWHDVHMADDLTNEQRQKLSDILEAHTTVFSDVPGKTHLVEHEIKTTSDIPVRQRAYRTPHALKGKVRAEINNMLQLSIIEPTTSAYASPIVVVAKPGGDIRLTTDFRTLNKSCDFDPYRMPRIDEILDEVANAKFISTLDLTKGFYQVPLSPASQAKSAFVCSFGQFCYKVLPFGLQNSSSTFQRLMDKVLQGCEQFAKAYIDDICIFSDTWQDHLTHVQTILDRLEGAGLTVKPKKSVNLGELTYPI, encoded by the coding sequence ATGTGGGTGTCATACTTAATCGATAAAAAAAAGGTTGAATCTCACAAGGAAATTGAGCTTGCGCGTTTGCAATGGGAAAAAGATGTTGCGCTTCAAAAGCTGCAAACCCCTGCTCCTGTATCAGCGGACAAAGTATTGCCTGATAAAATCCGCGTACCTCGTTTAAAAGACAACGAGGACATTGATGTGTATTTACGTGCGTATGAGTTATTGGCCGAGGCTAATGGGTGGGACAAAAGTAAGTGGGCCACTTTTCTGGTGCCTGCTCTTTCAGGTAAGGCCAAAGAAGCCTATGCAAATATGTCAATCACCGACTCGCGCAACTATGACGCACTTAAAGCAGCGATTCTCGCTAAATATCAAATCAGCGCGGAAACGTACAGAGTCAAATTCCGTAGCACAGAACGTAAGCCAAATCAGACAGTAACCGAGTTTATGAATGATGTTAAATATTTCTTAGAAAAATGGCTCCAATATTCGGACATTTCGATGAAAGGCGATGGTGATGCAAGCGCTAGAGATATCCAAGACTTATTACTTATTGAACAAGTGCTCGGCAAATTGCCGCGCGACATGGCTGTCTACTTGCGCGATCGCAATTTGAAAGAAAGTGCTGCGTTAGCTCGCGAAGCGGATGCGTATGTGCTCCACCGTGGTGGTACGGAGTACTGGAAGCGGAAAAATGACTTTAAGGGGCGGGTTCAGCACAGCAGTGCCAAGAGCAGCCCATTTCGTGCACCGTCAGGGCAAGATGGAAAGACCGATAAGGTATGTTTCAGGTGCCAACAGCCTGGGCACATCGGTCGGGAAtgtaaacaaaaagaaaatacgtTTCATAGTGAAACGAAAACATGTTATGCATGTGGACAGGTGGGCCACATAGCACCACATTGTCCAAAAAAGGAGGGACGTGTGGATGGGCATAGTTCAAGTTTAAATGGGAGTAAAAGTAAGGGTGGTCCAAACGTGAAGAAAGCGTATAACTGCCAAGTTCTCCCTGGAGTAAAGGTAAGTGACTTAGTTAGTCATGTTAGTGATAAAGAACTAGAAGCCAGACTGGAAAAGTGTAAAGTTGATGGTTTTCTACAAGGGAAAGCTGTGCGTATACTTCGAGATTCGGCATGCACCCAATCAGTGGTAAATGCTGCCTTAATCACCCAAGACTGTTATTTAGATGGTATAACTACAAAGGTAAGCGGTATTGGGGGTGAAGTGGAGCTTCCTGTGGCTATGGTCCACATAGAGTGTTGTGTACTTTCAGGGATTGTTCCAATTGGTGTAGTTGAGGACCTAGATAAAGATGTATTATTAGGTCATGACCTGGACCCAACTTGTGGTGAGGTATTAAAACGAAGTGTGTGTGTTGTGACAAGGGCCCAGGCCAAACAGGAACTGGACGATTTTGTCCAAGGTGAGTTAGAGTTGCAGGCACACCTGGCTGATCAGGTGATGCAGGTGGTCCCAGGTAAGAGGGATGGATCGGATATGTCTCAGGTGTCCTCAGGTAACGGTTTGTCTGTCGGGAGGGACACTTTGTGTCAGCAGCAAGCTGAGGATACTACTTTGGAAAGTGTCAGGCAGCGGGTGCTGCCAATTTTGGATATGGAAAAACAGAGAGTATGTTTTTTTCAAAAGGATGGGTTATTGATGAGAAAGTGGGAGCGTGCTCAGACCGACAAGCGTAGGGCAGTCCGACGGCAGCGGGTAGAGCAAGTAGTTGTCCCTAAACAGTATCGGGTAAAAATCATGGAGATGGCACATGACAATGCTGGGCATATGGGTGTTCAAAAGACTAAGGATAGAGTACTTGCTCATTTCTACTGGCCTGGTGTTTTCCAGGACATTCAAAGGTATTGTAGAACATGTGATGTGTGTCAGAGACTGGATAAAGGTAAGCAAACACGAAAAGCTCCCCTGTTGCCTATGCCAGTGATTGATGTCCCGTTTAAGCGGATTGGTATTGACATTGTTGGTCCATTTGAGAGATCACGAAAGAGGAATATGTATCTTTTGACTATCTGTGATTATACTACTAGGTACCCTGAAGCAGTCCCTCTCACAAATATTAGGGCGGACACCGTTGTGGATGCGTTGATAACTGTTTTTGCTAGGGTGGGTATACCTCACGAAATTGTACATGACCAGGGCACAAACTTCATGTCCAAAGTCATGGTATCCCTTTGTACAAAGTTATGCATAACACAGCTCAAGGCTTCAGTCCGTCATCAGCAGACCAATGGGATGACTGAGAGATTTCATGGTACTTTAAAGAATATGCTCAAATCATTGACTACAGAGCAACAGAAATACTGGGATGAATACATACCGTACTTCCTATTTGCGTATAGGGAAGTGCCCTGCCAAACCACGGGGTACTCTCCATTTGAATTGCTATACGGTCGACCCATCAGAGGGCCCCTTAGCATTCTTAAACAAAATTGGATATCTCCTAATTTGGAGGAAAATGAAGTGGTCTCAGATCTCCTTGAAATGCGTAAACGCATAAATAATCTGATTTATGAGGCAAATGAGAATACAAGAACCAATCAGAGACAAATGAAACTAAATTATGACAAAAATGCTTACGAAAGAGAATTTAGCCCTGGGGACAAGATTCTCGTCTTCTTGCCTGAAGGTCCAAGCAAGCTAGACAACAAATGGCAAGGCCCATATATGGTGACCCAAAAACTAGACAAAGTTAACTATGAGGTAGAACTACCAGACAAAGGTAAGTCCACTAGAGTATTTCATATCAACTTATGTAAAAAATACTTTCATCGTGCTGATGCCAAGCGGATATCTCAATGTATGTACGTCACAGGGGTGGTCCATGATATTGGCAGCACCATTGATGATGAGGGGCATGATGAGGATATTTTTGGTAATGGGCAGCATGATGATATAGGACCTATTTATAGACAAACACAGTCCTGGCATGATGTGCACATGGCTGATGATTTAACAAATGAACAGCGCCAAAAACTTAGCGATATTTTAGAAGCGCACACTACTGTGTTTTCTGATGTGCCAGGTAAAACGCACCTGGTCGAACATGAAATTAAGACAACAAGCGATATCCCTGTCAGGCAGCGCGCATATCGTACGCCGCATGCGCTGAAGGGTAAAGTCAGAGCTGAGATAAACAATATGCTCCAGCTCAGCATCATAGAGCCAACCACTAGTGCGTATGCATCGCCTATTGTAGTTGTTGCCAAACCTGGTGGTGATATTAGGCTAACGACAGATTTTCGGACTTTGAACAAATCTTGCGATTTTGACCCATACAGGATGCCTCGGATAGATGAGATTTTGGACGAAGTTGCAAATGCCAAATTTATCTCTACTTTGGACTTAACTAAGGGATTTTATCAGGTACCTCTGTCCCCTGCGTCCCAGGCAAAGTCAGCGTTTGTGTGCTCTTTCGGCCAGTTTTGTTACAAAGTTCTTCCTTTTGGTTTACAAAATAGCAGTAGCACCTTCCAACGCCTCATGGATAAGGTCCTACAAGGTTGTGAACAATTTGCGAAAGCCTATATTGACGATATATGTATATTTTCCGACACATGGCAAGACCACCTGACTCATGTTCAGACTATACTTGACCGACTTGAGGGTGCTGGCCTCACGGTCAAACCGAAAAAAAGTGTAAATTTGGGCGAACTCACGTATCCTATCTAG